A genomic region of Phragmites australis chromosome 2, lpPhrAust1.1, whole genome shotgun sequence contains the following coding sequences:
- the LOC133908979 gene encoding ABSCISIC ACID-INSENSITIVE 5-like protein 2 yields MGSQTMASQAGGGAGGCGSRGAGTAQRGQMQNLARQGSLYSLTLDEVQSHLGEPLHSMNLDELLKSVFLDGLDPDGAATSQYEPSLGLLRQGSITMPPELSKKTVDEVWKGIQDAPERNVEEGGRRRQERQPTLGEMTLEDFLVKAGVVTGGYPKDLNDFGNVDQVGSAGVAQLTTGAQWLDRYQQQITAMEPHKHGQQSIPGAYMPSGLALQPLNVGPGAILESAYSDGHITSPMMGALSDSLTPGRKRGVSGDVADKLMERRQKRMIKNRESAARSRARKQAYTNELENKVSRLEEENERLKRQKELEKILFSAPLPDPKYQIRRTGSAAF; encoded by the exons ATGGGAAGTCAGACAATGGCATCACAGGCTGGGGGAGGAGCAGGTGGGTGCGGAAGCCGCGGTGCCGGCACGGCGCAACGGGGGCAGATGCAGAACCTGGCAAGACAAGGGTCTTTGTATAGCCTTACCCTTGATGAGGTGCAGAGCCATTTGGGAGAACCCTTGCATAGCATGAACCTTGATGAGCTGCTGAAGAGTGTCTTTCTTGATGGTCTGGACCCTGATGGTGCCGCCACCAGCCAGTATGAGCCGAGTTTGGGCCTCTTGCGACAGGGGAGCATTACAATGCCACCTGAGCTCAGCAAGAAGACTGTGGATGAGGTGTGGAAGGGCATCCAGGATGCCCCTGAGAGAAATGTCGAGGAGGGTGGTCGGCGGAGGCAGGAGCGGCAGCCGACACTTGGGGAGATGACGCTTGAGGATTTCTTGGTGAAAGCTGGGGTCGTCACTGGAGGATATCCGAAGGACTTGAACGACTTTGGCAATGTGGATCAGGTTGGGAGTGCTGGGGTTGCCCAATTGACAACTGGGGCACAGTGGTTAGACCGCTATCAGCAGCAGATTACAGCTATGGAGCCTCATAAGCACGGGCAACAGAGTATCCCAGGTGCTTATATGCCGAGTGGGTTGGCCCTTCAGCCACTGAATGTTGGGCCGGGTGCTATTCTGGAATCAGCCTACTCTGATGGCCACATTACCTCACCAATGATGGGTGCACTTTCGGATTCTCTGACACCTGGTAGGAAGCGTGGTGTCTCAGGAGATGTAGCAGATAAGTTGATGGAGAGAAGGCAGAAGAGGATGATCAAGAATAGGGAGTCAGCTGCTCGTTCAAGGGCTAGGAAGCAG GCCTACACTAATGAACTTGAAAACAAGGTATCTCGTTTAGAagaggaaaatgagaggctaaagaGGCAAAAG GAGTTGGAGAAAATACTCTTCTCTGCACCTCTACCTGATCCCAAGTATCAAATCAGGAGAACAGGCTCAGCGGCTTTCTGA